The DNA region TAAGAGAACATTTAGGTCGTTCTCCAATATTAATGCCACAAAGTCCGTTTTACTCTCATTGAACTCCTTGTACCTCTGAATTATCCATCCCAAAACTGGAGTTTGAACCCTACCTGCGGAGAGGTTGTGGTTCTCAAAGACCTCTTGGAGCTTCTTGCTGAGCTCAAAGCCTATCCATCTATCCTCTATGCGCCTAACAAGCTGGGCATTTACCCTAAACTCGTTCACATCCCTCGCGTTCTCTATGGCCTTTAAAATGGCCGGCCTCGTAACTTCGTGGAACTCTATCCTCTTGATGTTTGGCGTGTAAGGAGAGAGGACGTTTCTAATATCCCACGCTATTTTTTCTCCTTCCACATCCGGGTCTGTACCTATCAAGACCTCGTCGACCTCTTGGGCTATCTCACGCATTGCTTTAACGTTTGTCAGTGCGTCTCTAACATTTTTAGAGCCGCATCTTGGGCAAACTCCCCTTTCCTCCCAATCAACGAACTGGTGCCCACAGTCTCTGCAGCGCTTGATTGTGTCATAAATTGGAATGAAGAATAATTTTCCATTACATTCTTTCACTTCAACTCCATGATACCCTTCAATCGTCGTTAAGTCAAACATGTGCCCTCCACTTGCTAAAATCGTGAGCATTCTATCTCCTATGCTTATCTCATAAGCCACTAAGTCACCAATTCTTCTCTTGCTCGGCTGTCCGAAGAAGTTCGCTATCGTACGTGCTTTGTTTGGTGATTCTACAATCATTAATGCAGATTTAACTAAATCCGGCGTTTCTTGTGCAAACCTACCTTCAATAACACCTTTAACTTTCTCCCTATCTTGGTCGATTTTCTCAAGTATTTCGTCCAAGTTCACCTGTTCTAAAGCCTTCCACTCAAACTCGGGGAAGCGCCACCTCAGCTGGCGTTTCATTCCGTTGAAAACTTTCACATTGTCCACAATCGTTAAAGCCAAACCCTTTGTTATTCCTCCCGCAAACAGACGTGAAGTTCTTCCGCTTGCTTGGAGGTATGTTTTAACATCAGGGATTTCAATGTAGAGCTTCTCTCCTTCTTTTTTCAAACTAATAAATGGGTCTTCTTCGATCCTTCTAATAACGTCCTCCTTTTTGAGAACTTTTCTCAAAAACTCCACCGCTTGCTTAAAGACATCCAAAACATGATTGGGGTATCCTTCTAAGGGCAGACCCTCTGCCAGAGCTTCTTCTATCTTGAGTATCTCATATTGGGGCACTGTTTGAATTAGGCGCCTAAGCCTCGCATGGATCTTCTCTCCCTCACGCCTATCCTCATCATCTAAAAATTCAAATATCTCACTCATTAAACCGAGGACGCGGTATATTGTAGGCTGCTCCAAATCCATGCTGAACTTAAACTTTGGAAGGCCGGTGAAAATAGCATACCTTATGATGTGCGGCAGATCAAGTCCTCTAACTATCGAACCATAATAACTAGCCATTCCTACGAGTATATCCACTTCTCCCTGCTCAAACTTTTCCAGACCTTTTTTATTTCTCGCTGAGATTAGCTCAACGTTAAAGCCTTTCTCTTTGAGCTTTAAAGTAAGCTCTTCAGCAAAAGCTATGCCCTGGTCAATGGGAACAAATATAAGACCACCATTTCCTAGCTTTGGCAAAAGCTCCTCTAGGTGTTCTTCAACACTCTTTGAGGGTAATAAATAAACGTCTTCAACGTTTCTCAGCACACTTCTACCACTCCCAACTTCAAAGCCTAAAAGTTCTCTATAGAGCTTAATCCTGTCTCCCCTTCCCCTACCAGTGGCAGAAGCTATGATGATTGATCCTATGCCTGTCTTCTTAATGAACTCCCCTATTTCTTTTTCGCGCTTTGCAATCTCTTCATTGATCCTCTTAAGCTCCTCTTGCTTTTCTTCACTTTGCCGTCCTCCAAGGAGCTTTCCTATTTGCCTCCTAA from Palaeococcus pacificus DY20341 includes:
- the rgy gene encoding reverse gyrase, with protein sequence MKAVYREMCPNCEGRISDERLVIKHPCENCLDEKLKTDTYFQLLMGIREGLKLKGTLKEWERLYQVESELRNVEELFKKATGYNFWSAQKAWVRRLIKGKSFSIIAPTGMGKSVFGSFMAVYYASKGKKSYIVLPTTPLVKQTIKKVQAFAKNAGIDVDLAYYHSELKKKEKESMKEKIEKGEFDILITSAQFLARKFEMLQSKKFDFIFVDDVDAFLKASKNIDRSLYLLGFTEEAINKAWELIRLRRQIGKLLGGRQSEEKQEELKRINEEIAKREKEIGEFIKKTGIGSIIIASATGRGRGDRIKLYRELLGFEVGSGRSVLRNVEDVYLLPSKSVEEHLEELLPKLGNGGLIFVPIDQGIAFAEELTLKLKEKGFNVELISARNKKGLEKFEQGEVDILVGMASYYGSIVRGLDLPHIIRYAIFTGLPKFKFSMDLEQPTIYRVLGLMSEIFEFLDDEDRREGEKIHARLRRLIQTVPQYEILKIEEALAEGLPLEGYPNHVLDVFKQAVEFLRKVLKKEDVIRRIEEDPFISLKKEGEKLYIEIPDVKTYLQASGRTSRLFAGGITKGLALTIVDNVKVFNGMKRQLRWRFPEFEWKALEQVNLDEILEKIDQDREKVKGVIEGRFAQETPDLVKSALMIVESPNKARTIANFFGQPSKRRIGDLVAYEISIGDRMLTILASGGHMFDLTTIEGYHGVEVKECNGKLFFIPIYDTIKRCRDCGHQFVDWEERGVCPRCGSKNVRDALTNVKAMREIAQEVDEVLIGTDPDVEGEKIAWDIRNVLSPYTPNIKRIEFHEVTRPAILKAIENARDVNEFRVNAQLVRRIEDRWIGFELSKKLQEVFENHNLSAGRVQTPVLGWIIQRYKEFNESKTDFVALILENDLNVLLEGVKEGVEEVVVEEVELEEREVNPYPPYTTDTMLQDASRFLKFSAPQTMKLAQDLFELGLITYMRTDSTHVSSAGIGIAKEYISEEIGEDYFKPRSWGEEGTHECIRPTRPIDTGRLIQLVKDGIIMLAKPLTRNHFRLYDLIFRRFMASQMKPAKVLYEKAVIDAVIGKSNVEGYVEVIHDGWSKIKPLPMWKIPKLEKGEKLKVKEVKKWRSPKVQLYTQGDIIAMMKERKIGRPSTYAKIVQTLLSRYYVIETKGKKRLVPTEQGIKVYHYLLSKYRELVNEEKTRELEAVMDRIEHGEVNYQEALSEMYNELRRYVL